From the Capnocytophaga sp. oral taxon 878 genome, the window TCGGTTCCTTTAGCATCGATTAAGAATTGTTTTTCGGCTACAGGAGGGTTTTCGGGTTCGTTTTTATCTTTTTTGCAAGATATAAAAGCAGTACTACCTGCTAATAGAGAGAGCATTAGCCCTTTTTTGAATGTTTGATTGTTGATATACATAAATTTAAATATTTAATTTTTCGCTATTGGGGTTGCTAAATGTTAGCCTTTAATAAAATCGGTAGGACAGTTTGGCGTAGAGAGCACGACCGGCTTTTTGGAGGCTATAGTTATCGTATAGGAGTTGGTTGGTGAGGTTTTTTATCTCGGCGGATATACTTATTTTTTTATTAGAGGTTTGGTAAGTGAGATTGACATCATGTGAGAGCTGTGAGGGGACAGTGTTTTTAGCTCCTTCGCTTTGCCAAGTAAGGTAAAACTCATCGGTATAAAGTAGGTTATAGGCGAGTGATAACTGGTCTTTTTTAGCAAATATTCCTTTAAAATTATAAGAGGCATCGGCATTGGCAAAAAAGTAAGGCAGATTGGGCACACGGTCATTATAAGTAAGAGAATTCGCCCCGAAAGCTGTTTTCTTTTCTTTGTTGCGTATATCCATATAGGTGATATTTCCGCCTAAGGCAAAGGTATTCTTGTAGAAATAACGGGCTGAAAGGTCGGCACCTATATTGAGTACGTTGCCGTGATTGCGGCTAGCGGCAATACCCCTACTATTAATCCCCCTGATGATATAATCGGTGATATTACGGTAGGCTAAGCCAGCTTCGATAAGGAAAGAATGGTTATCGGCTATGGGTTGGTAGGAAAGGTTAAAATTGATATTGTGGCTGTTTTCGGGTTTGAGCTGTTGGTCGCCTTGCTCGAGGTCGCCATCGCCAAAGAGTTCGCGCTCGGTAGGCAAGCGGAAGGTTTTTTCATACGACAATTTGACTTGCAGAGGGTTCAGTAGCTGGTAGGTAGTAGCAAGCCCATAGCCTGTAGTACTGCTATAGCGACTTTGCTCTTGGTATACAGCATTGCTTGCATTGCCAGCTATTTGTACAGGCCCAGTTACTTTGGTGGTGTAGTATTTAGCAAAAGCTAACATATTCCAAAGGTTATTGGGAGCAAATTTGTAGGATAAACCTACTATGTTTTTCTGATTTACCCGACGCATAAAATCGGCTGCTGTAGTGGCAAGTGATACTACATTATCGGTAGTGGTGCGCTTATAATGGCTATAGGTATTGCTGAGCTGGAAAAGGTGCTCGGGGGCAGGCATATAATCAATATACGAGGTAATATAGCCTGTTTTGCCCTCAAAAGTTTGAAGGAGATGCTGTACTTCGCCTTTGGTGGCTTTGGTACGGTAGGTGCCATCCCAAGCGTATTGGCGAGGCTCTTCGTCGGTATTGCGGGTAGTGGTAAGGTCATAGCGAGCGGTAAGAGCGAAAGAGAGCCCCCTAATGATATTCTTCTTTTCGTATTCCATAGAAGAGGAATAGGTGTGAGAGGTGCGGTATTTGCCCCCGAAGACTATCTGCATTAGGTTGGCATTCTGTATTTGCTTGTATTCTTGGTTGTAATTGAGCCCAAAGGAGAGTTTATCTGCCCATTTTTCATTGAATATATTTACACGACCTATTAGGGCTTCGTTATGATAGCGGTCGTGAAAGCGGGTAAACCAGCGAGGTTCTTTTGAGAAGACACCTGTATGTACATCGAGGTATTTGGTAAATACATTGTAATTATTATCGGAGTAGTTTTGGTAGGCATTCAGCTCGAGTGAAATATTATCAGTGAGTCGTTGCCCTATACGCAAGGTACTTTTGTGGGTATTGAAAGAGCCAAAAGTGTAGGATAGATTGGCATAATTGCGCTTACTACGGCGGGTAACAATATTGACAGCCCCCCCGAGAGCATCGGCACCAAAGGTGATAGGAACCACACCCTTGTAAATTTCGATGCGCTCAATCATTTCGGCTGGGATGTTATTAATGCGGAAAGAGGCATTGGCGCCGTTCATAGGGACGCCATCAATAAAGGTGCGTACGTGCCGGCCTGTAAAGCCATTGAGATTGATATGAGCCTCTGCCCCTACCCCACCGGTTTCGCGCATTTTGACACCTGAAACACGAGAAAGTATATCGGCAGCATTACTATTGACAGCTTGTAGAGACTGAGCCTCGATAGCGACTACGTTATAAGCTGCTTTTTGTATTCTTTTGATAGGAGCTTCGGCTTTGACTACGACTTCTTCTAATTGAGTAATGGAGTCTTTGGGCTGTTGTGCTATAGCAGCTATAGGAGCTAAAAGACTGATATATAAGAGTTTTTTCATTTTTATCACTAAATTCGGGGGCAAAGATAGTGAAATTATTTGGAATAACAATAAATAAGGAGTCGTTTTTTAGATTTTAGGGGTGTGAGGTTATTTGAGTGTTTTTTGCAATATATTTGGTTGGGGGAGATGAGCAACTATCTTTCGGGACATACTGAGCTGTGGCAGCTCGGTGACTATCCTTCGTTTATAGTTCGTTTATCCTTCGTTATTCGTTCGTTCAGGTTGGGGGGTGGCGGGGAGATGGTTGGGAGGAAGGAGATTGTTAAAAAAATTGTTTTGTTGGTTTTTTATTTGTAACTTTGCCTCATCGTTTAGCATTTTTAGGATATAGATATGGATAATAATAAGAATAAGTGGCTGACAATCACTACTGTAGGCTTTGCTCTGTTTGCTATGTTTTTTGGAGCGGGGAACCTTATATTGCCGCCTTTTATAGGCTTGCAAGCGGGTGAACACTGGGGTTCGGCACTGTTGGGGTTCTTTATTACGGCTATCATTGCTCCTTTTTTGGGTGTGCTTATGGTGGCTAAAGTGGGAACGCACTTCACTGACCTAAGTAAAAATATAAGTAGTGTACTGATAAAACTGCTTACTCTGGTAATTATTCTTTGTATTGGTCCGCTAATTGCTATTCCGCGTACGGGGGCTACTACTTTTGAGGTGGGGATAGTGCCTTTGCTACCTAATTTCAGTAAAGTAGTATTTTCTTTGTTGTTTTTTGGGGTGGTTTTGGTTCTTTCTATTTCAAAAGCGAAGATAGTGGCTATTATAGGGCGGTTTTTGACACCTTTTTTGCTGTTTGTGCTGTTACTTCTTATCATTTTGGGGGTAGTTATGCCGGTGGAAGAGGTGCATACGACGGCTTTGATGGCTAAGGGTAGTTTTGTGATGGGATTCACTGAAGGGTACCAGACTATGGATGTACTGGCGTCGGTGATTTTTGCGGGTATTGTGATTGGTGCTGTTATTAACAGTGGTTATAAGAGTGCTGAAGAACGCTCTCATATTACGCTGTGGGCTGGAGTGGTATCTACTTTGTGCTTGCTTTTTATTTATGGGGGGCTTATTTACTTGGGAGCTACATCGGGGTATGCGCTAGAAGAGAAGGTGCAACGGACGGAATTGCTTTTGCATATATCACACTCGGTATTGGGACATTGGGGTACTATGGCTATAGCGGTGGCTATAGGATTTGCGTGCCTTACGACGGCAATTGCTTTGACCTCGGCAGTGGGTGACTTCCTAGAAGAATACAGTAGAGGGAGGATAAGCTATAAAGTAGGCGTGGTGCTGTGTACAGTAGTATCGGTGGTGCTTTCTAACAATAGCGTAGATGCCATTATTGACTATGCAGAACTGATACTGCTATTTTTGTACCCTATTGTATTCACCATTATATTATATGAGCTGATATTTAGTAACTTTGTGCGTTATAGGACTGCCTATATGGTAAGTATTGCAGTTACGGCTGTGGTATCGGGGATAGGGATAGCAGAACAATTGGGACTGCCCCTAGGTGCCTTGTACGAGTTTAGACGATGGTTGCCTCTGAGCGAGTATCAGCTGGAATGGGTGTTGCCTTCACTAATGGGATTTGTAATAACTACGATTTTGAGACGATTAACAATTAAGAATTAACTATATGAAGATTTATTATTGGGGTTGGATAGCAATGGGTACGATATTGCTGTCATGCGGAACAGGAAGTAAAGAAAATAAAGAAGCGGAAACTGAAGAAGTACAACAGCTATTGCCTGAAACTACTGCTGAAGTAACAGTGATGCCTTTGCAACCTAAGATATTCACACACGAACTGGTGAGCAATGGGAAACTACAGGCAGGACAATCGGTAGCATTACAGTTTAAAGCTAATGAGAAGATAGCACGTATATATGTAAAAAACGGTGATAAAGTGACAGCAGGACAAACTATAGCAACTTTGGAACTGTTCTCTTTTCAAAATAAACTGCAACAAGCTACTGACGAGCTAAAACGCAGTAGATTAGACCTTCAAGATGCACTTATATCACAAGGGTTTAAGATAAAGGATTCGGCTAATATACCTGCGGCTACTTTTGAATTACTAAAGGTAAAAAGTGGCTATAATCGTGCTAAAAGCAATTATGAATTGGCACTGTTTGACTATCAAAATGCTACCCTTAAAACGCCTATAGCCGGTACTATAGCTAACCTAAACAGCAAGGCAAATGCTTACCCTAATACTAATGCCCCTTTTTGCAATGTGGTAAACTTGCAAAGCACTGAAGTGGTATTCCCGATAATGGAAAGCGAATTAGGCTTAGTACATATAGGTGATGCTGTGAAGGTTATGCCTTTTTCAATACCTGATGCGAAAATGCAAGGTAAGATTACAGAAATTAATCCTTGGGTGGATAGTAATGGGATGGTGCAGCTAAAAGCATCGGTGAGTTATCACCCGCAAATGGTAGAGGGGATGAGCGTGAGAGTAAGCATCTTCCGAGAAGTAGAAAAACAATGGGTAGTGCCTAAACAAGCAGTGGTACTGCGCACTAACCGGAAGGTAGTATTTGCCCTAAACAATGGTAAGGCATATTGGCATTATGTAGAAACAGGCTTGGAGAATGGTACAGAATATACCATTACGAGTGAAACCCTAAAAGAAGGAGATACAATTATTACTTCGGGGAATATTAATTTGGCACACGAGTCGCCGGTAGTAGTAAAACCTTAGTTGGCACAGTTTTTGAGACTGTATATATGTCCTAAAAGGAAATAATATGAAGAGAATACTTTTGGCAGTGGTAGCAGTAGCTATGCTTAGCAGTTGTGGTAATAGCAAGAATGCTGTAGCTTACAACAAAGCTGAGAACTACTTTGTAAATAATACCTTTCAAAATACCAAAGTTGAGACTTTAAAGATTGACAATAAAGCGGATTTTGACCGAGTATTTGGTATGGCTACTACTATGAGCAGCAGACCTACCGCTATTGACTTTGGCAAACAAACTGTACTGGCTATTGTAGCTCCTGCAAGCAACAAAGAAGTAACTATTCGTATTAAGGCTTTGGAAACTACCCTTACTAATGGTATATTGGTGAAGTACACTCTGGATGAAGGTAAAGATTTAGGGTATACAGCACAATCTTCTGAGATTATTACTGTAAATAAAACAGATAAGGAAGTTCTTTTCCAAGAAGTATTTTAAAGAAAATCGCTATTATATTTATATTGTTCTAAAAAGAGCGTGTAGCCTTAAAAGCTACACGCTCTTTGTTTTTATATTACAACCGATAGGTGGTAGGTGTAATTGGAAGTTTGCCTTTAACATCATAAATGATACCTTGAGGGGCTAAGTAGTTGGTAAGGGTGAGCTGAAGGAGCTGGGTATGTGCCACACATAATACTACAACATCATTATTAATAGGAAGGGAGTCCTTATCGGTAAGGATAGTGATGCCGTACTCTTGCTGGGCGTGAGCGGTATTTACTAATGGATCATACACTGTGATGTTATTAGTGAAGTTTTCCAACGTACGGTAAATATCAACGACTTTGGTGTTGCGCAAATCGGGGCAGTTTTCTTTAAAAGTAAAGCCTAAAAGAAGTATGCGACTGTTTTTTACTACTACCCCTTGTTGGCATAACAAACTGATGATTTGGTGCGCTACATAGCCGCCCATAGAATCATTGGTTTTGCGGGCTTCCATCATTAGGCGGGGTGATAGACCGTGTAGCTTGGCTTTTTGTATGAGGTAATAGGGATCGACACCTATGCAATGACCTCCTACCAAACCTGGGCGGAAGGGCAAGAAGTTCCATTTGCTGCTAGCGGCATCGATAACGGCATTGGTATCGATATTAAGGAGATTGCAGATTTTGGCTATCTCGTTCATAAAGCCGATATTCACATCGCGCTGGGCATTTTCAATAACTTTTGCCATTTCGGCTACTTTGATGCTGGGGGCAGGATAAGTACCACCGGTAAGTACCGAGTTATAAAGCGCATCTATTTCGGCAGCAATGGCGGGGGTGGAGCCTGATGTTATTTTGCATATATTCTCGACCTTGTGGTTTTTGTCGCCAGGGTTAATACGCTCGGGCGAATAGCCTACAAAGAAATCTGTATTATAGGTAAGGCTTGATATTTCTTCTAAAATAGGTACACACACCTCTTGTGTAACGCCTGGATAAACGGTAGATTCATAAATGACAATATCTCCTTTTTTAAGCAATGTGGCTACTGTATGGCTGGCAGTGCGCAAGGCAGTGAGATCGGGTTGCTGATACAAATCAATAGGGGTAGGGACTGCTATAATATAGACATTGCAGCTACTGAGCTCTTGGGCATTGGTGGTGCAGTGGAGGTGAGTAGCTAAACGGTTTTGGAGGGTGTGGGTATCTATTTCGGCAGTAGTATCAATACCGGCATTAAGCTGGGCAACGCGTTCGGTATAAGGGTCGAACCCTACTGTTGGGTATTTTTTGGCAAAGAGGCAAGCCAAGGGGAAGCCTACATACCCCAGCCCTATGATGCCTATTTTATATGATTTCATTTATCCTTCTAAATTGTATTGTTTTATTTTTCGGTACAAAGTGCGCTCGGAAATACCAAGAGATTTGGCTGCTTCCTTGCGTTTGCCCTCATTACGGCTGAGGGATTTGACTATCATTTCTTTCTCTTGTTCTTGGAGTGAAAAGCGTTCTTCTTCGGTAGCTTCATCTACATAATCATAATCGATATTAATAGGTGATGGCTCTTTGACAATGGTAGGTTCGGGGTATAGCCGGCTGTTATTATCATTGCCATAGATGCGGTGTATGAGTACCTGATTGTCTTGCTGCACTTGTGGAGAGTTACCATTTTCAAGCAGCTCAAGAGTGAGTTTTTTAAGATCGTTCAGGTCGTTTTTCATATCAAAAAGCACCTTATAGAGGATTTCGCGCTCGTTGGCAAAATCGGTATCGTTACGTGAGGCTTGTGGCACTACTGAGGGGAGGTTCGCCCCTTCGTGAGGTAAGTAGCTGTGGAGTATAGATGCATTGATATCGCGTTTTTGTTCCAGTACGGATATTTGTTCGGCTACGTTGCGTAATTGGCGTATGTTACCATTCCACCGGTAGGTTGTGAGCATTTGCACGGCATCGTCGGTAAGCCTTACTGGTGGCATTTTGTATTTTTGGGCAAAATCGGAGGCGAATTTTCGGAATAGCAAGTGTATATCTTCTTTGCGTTCGCGCAGAGGAGGTAGGTGTATTTCGACAGTACTAAGGCGGTAATAGAGGTCTTCACGGAATCGTCCTTTTTTAATTGCCTCTTGCATATTGACATTGGTGGCGGCAACTATGCGCACATTGGTTTTCTGCACTATTGATGAGCCTACTTTGATAAACTCGCCATTTTCGAGCACACGGAGCAATCGGACTTGTGTGGTGAGGGGTAGTTCACCTACTTCGTCGAGGAAAATAGTGCCGCCATCGGCTTCTTCAAAATAGCCGCTACGGGTAGCGGTAGCGCCTGTAAAAGCCCCTTTTTCGTGGCCGAAAAGTTCGGAATCGATAGTACCTTCGGGGATGGCACCGCAGTTGACGGCTATATATTTGCCGTGCTTGCGGAGGGATAGGGAGTGTATTATTTTGGGTATTGCTTCTTTACCGACGCCACTTTCTCCGGTGATGAGTACGGAGATATCGGTAGGGGCTACTTGGGTAGCTTTCTCGATAGCGCGGTTTAGCTTAGGGTCGTTACCGATGATGCCGAAGCGTTGTTTTATTGTTTGAATATTTTCCATAAAGTAGATTCGCAAATCAGCTTTTTAGTGCTTCCGTAATTTTTGGGCAAAAGTACAAAATAATTGGCAATACACAAATTAGTATTTTGTGATTGGCAGGAAGGAAAGGCTTCCCGCTGACCTACCCTACTGATATCTTCTTACCACCGGTTCCTTTCTGCTAAAAATTACAACTTTTTAACAATCAATATATTAAAGCCTAACATCAGCCGAGAAATGCTTAAAAATAATGACAAGAAAGAGCAAAGGACAAAGTGAGTATATGTGTTACTTTAGTATTTGTTAGGAGTTTTGGGGTTAGGGAATTTGATGAAAATGAAATGAAATTGGAGAATTTTTGAGAATAATGCAAAGATTGGGGTATTTTGCGGCGAATTTGACAAAGAGAGAGGAGAAAAGTTAAGCGCTTGAGAAACAGTAAAGTAAGGTTTATACTTCGTTTACAGTTCGTTTATAGTTCGTTTATCCTTCGTTCATCTTAGGGGATAACTGGGGTGTGGGTGGGGGGAGGGCGAGAGCGGAATGAACTGATTATCAGGTAAAAGATAAGAGGTAAGAGGTAAGAGAGAGGGGATGGGTGTTTTTTGAAGAATTCGCAATTTAGGGAAGAGAGAAGATAGAGGGAGAAAAAAGGGGGAATGGGTGGGGATGGTTGGTTGGTGGTTAATAAGTGGGACTAATTAATGAATACTAATTGTTATTTGATAATTATTTTGTATCTTTGCACTTTCAAACTAATAATAGCTATATATGAAATACCTCATCATTAGTATGTTGGCGCTTTCGCAAGGAGTTTGGGCACAGGAACTACTCTCGGAAAGCGATGTACAAGAAAAGAAATTTGGCAGTGAAAGTGTATTTACTCTTTACACTGATAACAAGCCGCTGAATGGTGATTACAAAATTGCTAAAGGCACTAAGGGGGAATATTACGAAGCATCATTTGTAAATGGTAAACTTAATGGGATAAGCAAACATTATGACCGCGATGGCAAACTATTTGTAGAAAAACCCTATAAAAATGGTGTGCTAAGTGGGGTGGGTAAAGAATACTACCCTAACGGACAAGTGAAAGTAGAAGCTGTACTGGAAAATGGTGACTATAACGGATATTACCGCAAATACGGACGTAATGGCGAGCCTTGGGAAGAGTGTAACTATAAAAACGGGCAGCTGGATGGGAAATATGTGGAATACTCGGAAGGGAAGGTTTATAAACAACGTTTTTATAAGAGTGATATACCTGATGGCGAATGGAAAGAGTTTGATGACAAAGGTAAACTCATCGCCTTAGAACATTATAAAATGGGTAAAAAAGATGGTAAGCAGTGGTTTTCCAGATCGTGGGATAGGCGTAGCGGGATTAGGGAAGAAACTACTGAATACTATAAAGATAATAAGCCTACTGGCAAATGGGAAAGCAAACTTAGCGATGGAACTATGCGCTCTAAACAAGAATATAAGGCTGATGGGACTTCGGTAAGGGAACGCTATCACGATAATGGGAAGCTGAGAGATGTTACAACCTTTAAAGGCGATAAAATGCACGGGGCTTACAAACGCTATTCGGACTTAGGATTGCTAATGGAAGATAGTACTTATGAGAATGATTACCCTGCCCATAGCAAAAAATACTATGATAATGGTAAGCTGAAAGAAGAAAGCTACTTTAAAAATAATAACCGAGAAGGAAAATACGTACTATACGATGAAAAAGGACGTACTATGCGGGAAGGAGCTTATTTGAAGGACTATGAGGATGGGCTTTGGAAATACTACTCGGCAAAAGGTATTTTGGAAAAGGAAGTTAATTACAAAGAAGGTAGACGCGAGGGGGCTTCTAAGGAGTACTACATTTCGGGCAATATCTACGCTGAAGGTAATTATCAGAGAAATGAGCGAGAAGGGGTATGGAAATTCTACTCGGATGCTGGTAAGGTAATAAAAGAGATTACTTACCAAAATGGTAATGAAAAGGAAGTAACAAAATATGAATAACACACGGCGCGACATACGTGCTTTGAGCAAGGAAGAACTGCGAACTTTTTTTGAAGGTGTAGGAGATAAGGCTTTTAGAGGTAACCAAGTGTATGAATGGTTATGGCAAAAAGGAGCTCATACTTTTGAAGCTATGACTTCACTGCCGAAGGCTACAAGGGAGATGCTGGCAGCACATTTCAGCATAAACCATATAAAGGTAGATGTGATGCAGCGCAGTAGTGATGGTACTATTAAAAATGCTGTACGACTGCACGATGGCTTGCTGGTAGAATCGGTACTGATACCGACTGATACACGTACTACAGCTTGCGTATCAAGCCAAGTGGGGTGTAGCTTGAATTGCTCATTCTGCGCTACGGCACGGTTAAAGCGGATGCGTAACTTATTACCTGATGAGATTTTTGACCAAGTGAAGGTGATAGATGAACAGAGTAGGACTTTCTTTGGCAGACCTTTAAGCAACATTGTATTTATGGGTATGGGAGAACCATTGATGAACTACAATAATGTGATGAAGGCTATAGATAAAATCACTTCGGAGGAAGGTTTGGGGATG encodes:
- a CDS encoding TonB-dependent receptor plug domain-containing protein, whose amino-acid sequence is MKKLLYISLLAPIAAIAQQPKDSITQLEEVVVKAEAPIKRIQKAAYNVVAIEAQSLQAVNSNAADILSRVSGVKMRETGGVGAEAHINLNGFTGRHVRTFIDGVPMNGANASFRINNIPAEMIERIEIYKGVVPITFGADALGGAVNIVTRRSKRNYANLSYTFGSFNTHKSTLRIGQRLTDNISLELNAYQNYSDNNYNVFTKYLDVHTGVFSKEPRWFTRFHDRYHNEALIGRVNIFNEKWADKLSFGLNYNQEYKQIQNANLMQIVFGGKYRTSHTYSSSMEYEKKNIIRGLSFALTARYDLTTTRNTDEEPRQYAWDGTYRTKATKGEVQHLLQTFEGKTGYITSYIDYMPAPEHLFQLSNTYSHYKRTTTDNVVSLATTAADFMRRVNQKNIVGLSYKFAPNNLWNMLAFAKYYTTKVTGPVQIAGNASNAVYQEQSRYSSTTGYGLATTYQLLNPLQVKLSYEKTFRLPTERELFGDGDLEQGDQQLKPENSHNINFNLSYQPIADNHSFLIEAGLAYRNITDYIIRGINSRGIAASRNHGNVLNIGADLSARYFYKNTFALGGNITYMDIRNKEKKTAFGANSLTYNDRVPNLPYFFANADASYNFKGIFAKKDQLSLAYNLLYTDEFYLTWQSEGAKNTVPSQLSHDVNLTYQTSNKKISISAEIKNLTNQLLYDNYSLQKAGRALYAKLSYRFY
- the brnQ gene encoding branched-chain amino acid transport system II carrier protein, which encodes MDNNKNKWLTITTVGFALFAMFFGAGNLILPPFIGLQAGEHWGSALLGFFITAIIAPFLGVLMVAKVGTHFTDLSKNISSVLIKLLTLVIILCIGPLIAIPRTGATTFEVGIVPLLPNFSKVVFSLLFFGVVLVLSISKAKIVAIIGRFLTPFLLFVLLLLIILGVVMPVEEVHTTALMAKGSFVMGFTEGYQTMDVLASVIFAGIVIGAVINSGYKSAEERSHITLWAGVVSTLCLLFIYGGLIYLGATSGYALEEKVQRTELLLHISHSVLGHWGTMAIAVAIGFACLTTAIALTSAVGDFLEEYSRGRISYKVGVVLCTVVSVVLSNNSVDAIIDYAELILLFLYPIVFTIILYELIFSNFVRYRTAYMVSIAVTAVVSGIGIAEQLGLPLGALYEFRRWLPLSEYQLEWVLPSLMGFVITTILRRLTIKN
- a CDS encoding efflux RND transporter periplasmic adaptor subunit; this encodes MKIYYWGWIAMGTILLSCGTGSKENKEAETEEVQQLLPETTAEVTVMPLQPKIFTHELVSNGKLQAGQSVALQFKANEKIARIYVKNGDKVTAGQTIATLELFSFQNKLQQATDELKRSRLDLQDALISQGFKIKDSANIPAATFELLKVKSGYNRAKSNYELALFDYQNATLKTPIAGTIANLNSKANAYPNTNAPFCNVVNLQSTEVVFPIMESELGLVHIGDAVKVMPFSIPDAKMQGKITEINPWVDSNGMVQLKASVSYHPQMVEGMSVRVSIFREVEKQWVVPKQAVVLRTNRKVVFALNNGKAYWHYVETGLENGTEYTITSETLKEGDTIITSGNINLAHESPVVVKP
- a CDS encoding nucleotide sugar dehydrogenase; amino-acid sequence: MKSYKIGIIGLGYVGFPLACLFAKKYPTVGFDPYTERVAQLNAGIDTTAEIDTHTLQNRLATHLHCTTNAQELSSCNVYIIAVPTPIDLYQQPDLTALRTASHTVATLLKKGDIVIYESTVYPGVTQEVCVPILEEISSLTYNTDFFVGYSPERINPGDKNHKVENICKITSGSTPAIAAEIDALYNSVLTGGTYPAPSIKVAEMAKVIENAQRDVNIGFMNEIAKICNLLNIDTNAVIDAASSKWNFLPFRPGLVGGHCIGVDPYYLIQKAKLHGLSPRLMMEARKTNDSMGGYVAHQIISLLCQQGVVVKNSRILLLGFTFKENCPDLRNTKVVDIYRTLENFTNNITVYDPLVNTAHAQQEYGITILTDKDSLPINNDVVVLCVAHTQLLQLTLTNYLAPQGIIYDVKGKLPITPTTYRL
- a CDS encoding sigma-54-dependent Fis family transcriptional regulator — protein: MENIQTIKQRFGIIGNDPKLNRAIEKATQVAPTDISVLITGESGVGKEAIPKIIHSLSLRKHGKYIAVNCGAIPEGTIDSELFGHEKGAFTGATATRSGYFEEADGGTIFLDEVGELPLTTQVRLLRVLENGEFIKVGSSIVQKTNVRIVAATNVNMQEAIKKGRFREDLYYRLSTVEIHLPPLRERKEDIHLLFRKFASDFAQKYKMPPVRLTDDAVQMLTTYRWNGNIRQLRNVAEQISVLEQKRDINASILHSYLPHEGANLPSVVPQASRNDTDFANEREILYKVLFDMKNDLNDLKKLTLELLENGNSPQVQQDNQVLIHRIYGNDNNSRLYPEPTIVKEPSPINIDYDYVDEATEEERFSLQEQEKEMIVKSLSRNEGKRKEAAKSLGISERTLYRKIKQYNLEG
- a CDS encoding toxin-antitoxin system YwqK family antitoxin, which produces MKYLIISMLALSQGVWAQELLSESDVQEKKFGSESVFTLYTDNKPLNGDYKIAKGTKGEYYEASFVNGKLNGISKHYDRDGKLFVEKPYKNGVLSGVGKEYYPNGQVKVEAVLENGDYNGYYRKYGRNGEPWEECNYKNGQLDGKYVEYSEGKVYKQRFYKSDIPDGEWKEFDDKGKLIALEHYKMGKKDGKQWFSRSWDRRSGIREETTEYYKDNKPTGKWESKLSDGTMRSKQEYKADGTSVRERYHDNGKLRDVTTFKGDKMHGAYKRYSDLGLLMEDSTYENDYPAHSKKYYDNGKLKEESYFKNNNREGKYVLYDEKGRTMREGAYLKDYEDGLWKYYSAKGILEKEVNYKEGRREGASKEYYISGNIYAEGNYQRNEREGVWKFYSDAGKVIKEITYQNGNEKEVTKYE
- the rlmN gene encoding 23S rRNA (adenine(2503)-C(2))-methyltransferase RlmN, which codes for MNNTRRDIRALSKEELRTFFEGVGDKAFRGNQVYEWLWQKGAHTFEAMTSLPKATREMLAAHFSINHIKVDVMQRSSDGTIKNAVRLHDGLLVESVLIPTDTRTTACVSSQVGCSLNCSFCATARLKRMRNLLPDEIFDQVKVIDEQSRTFFGRPLSNIVFMGMGEPLMNYNNVMKAIDKITSEEGLGMSAKRITVSTSGIPKLIRKMADDEVKFKLAVSLHSAISSVRTGIMPFNEQFPLEELREALAYWYQKTKNRITYEYVVWKDINDQKKDVEALIKFCRFAPSKVNLIEYNPIDDGEFKQADPKALELYQTMLEAAGITVTIRHSRGKDIDAACGQLANKGVNS